A DNA window from Acinetobacter sp. 10FS3-1 contains the following coding sequences:
- a CDS encoding response regulator transcription factor, protein MRILLAEDDSSQADSIQTWLEMDGYVIDRVERGDHAILAIEQHQYDCILLDRGLPKANGDEILKNLRSRQKDTPVIFITAKDSIDDRVEGLDLGANDYLVKPFSLEELSARVRTQLRLRQQTPNHILHWQDLSLDTQAKTLHKAGQNINLTAKEFQILYKLMQQPEHIVTREQLEESLYAWGDEIESNAIEVFIYQLRKKIGSQMIKTLRGLGYRMYKPET, encoded by the coding sequence ATGCGTATTCTTTTGGCGGAAGATGACTCCTCTCAGGCAGACAGTATCCAGACCTGGCTGGAGATGGATGGCTATGTGATTGACCGGGTCGAGCGCGGTGATCATGCGATTCTGGCAATTGAGCAGCACCAGTATGACTGCATTTTACTGGATCGTGGTCTGCCGAAGGCCAACGGAGATGAGATTCTTAAAAATTTGCGCAGTCGACAGAAAGATACTCCGGTGATTTTTATTACCGCCAAAGACAGTATTGATGATCGGGTAGAAGGGCTGGATTTAGGCGCCAATGATTATCTGGTCAAACCTTTTAGTCTGGAAGAGTTGTCGGCCCGGGTGCGCACCCAGCTCAGACTTCGACAGCAAACGCCGAATCATATTCTGCACTGGCAGGATCTCAGCCTCGACACTCAGGCCAAGACCCTGCACAAAGCCGGTCAGAATATTAACCTGACGGCAAAGGAATTCCAGATTCTGTATAAACTGATGCAGCAGCCTGAACATATTGTCACCCGTGAACAGCTGGAAGAGTCGCTTTATGCTTGGGGCGATGAAATTGAAAGCAATGCCATCGAAGTATTTATTTACCAGTTGCGTAAAAAAATCGGCAGCCAGATGATTAAAACCCTTCGCGGTTTGGGTTATCGCATGTATAAACCGGAAACATAA
- a CDS encoding tetratricopeptide repeat protein — protein MLDKVIPGLLILGLVGCQTISEPEQPLTPAKPAQEQPKVATPDGVVIRPYERPEIKRQKIILPEQKPQAQKFNDGRNLPAFKKLMQQTQKAYSKQQFAQAETTVLQAQRLAPQAPETYLYLGMIANRTNQPARADAFALRGLSYAQSKAMKKQLWQVRLKAAQQQKNSTAIQQARQALSKY, from the coding sequence ATGTTAGATAAAGTCATTCCTGGTCTGCTCATTCTCGGTCTGGTGGGCTGCCAGACCATTTCTGAACCAGAGCAGCCTCTTACCCCGGCTAAACCGGCACAGGAGCAGCCGAAAGTTGCCACACCGGATGGTGTGGTGATTCGTCCTTATGAGCGCCCGGAAATTAAACGCCAGAAGATTATCCTTCCTGAGCAGAAACCACAGGCACAAAAATTTAATGATGGCCGCAATCTGCCTGCCTTTAAAAAGCTGATGCAACAAACCCAGAAAGCGTATAGCAAGCAGCAGTTTGCTCAGGCTGAAACCACTGTATTGCAAGCCCAGCGTCTGGCACCTCAAGCGCCTGAAACCTATCTCTATCTGGGAATGATTGCCAACCGCACCAACCAGCCCGCCCGCGCCGATGCTTTTGCTTTGCGTGGTCTGAGTTATGCCCAGTCCAAGGCCATGAAAAAGCAGCTCTGGCAAGTTCGCCTGAAAGCGGCTCAACAGCAGAAAAATAGCACAGCCATTCAGCAAGCCCGCCAGGCCCTCAGCAAATATTAG
- the hemP gene encoding hemin uptake protein HemP, translated as MNAPFSLFTRNTETHHTLPMLHSNNLFALGREIRIMHAGEEYRLRLTRNNRLILTK; from the coding sequence ATGAATGCACCATTTAGCTTGTTTACTCGCAATACCGAAACTCACCATACCTTGCCCATGCTGCACTCAAATAATCTTTTTGCTCTTGGCCGTGAAATCCGAATCATGCATGCTGGTGAGGAATACCGTTTGCGTCTGACTCGCAACAACCGACTCATTCTTACTAAATAA
- a CDS encoding ATP-binding protein — MSAPISLQTRLIQHALFSSVLAGLLAWLLSLGISSYQAIQLHDDLMQQISELLLGDLTQMKDTQVDEISEQFDIQYALLLDQKILTTSVEHELLTEIPLVQKNGFHFAYEQGHFIRILNAEDDGLQVKVVQPLSVRFEELWQTTLSFLGILLVLWLLQWLILYIAIKRQLRPLNKISQAIAFKSAQELSPIDRPEPEITELQPIVRQLNAMLGRLEKSLTAEQRFTADASHELRSPLSAIQMRLQVLKRQYQDDASLAHALQLIQNDVNRGTLVLENLLLLARLDPERAEQLPKQVVNLKLLVQDALQALQPVAQEKNIHWNLWLEDAVIEANAELIFSCIRNLLDNAIRYTPVQGQVDIRTNIQQQQIQLLIENSGEGMTAEVIERLGERFYRALGTQTQGSGLGLSICQKIMQLHAARIDYAASDLGGLKVSLSFAGQAQNLKSCQ; from the coding sequence ATGTCAGCGCCTATTTCCCTGCAAACCCGGTTGATTCAACACGCTCTGTTCAGTTCTGTATTGGCGGGGCTGTTGGCGTGGTTGCTCTCTTTGGGAATCTCCAGTTATCAGGCAATCCAGCTGCATGATGACTTGATGCAGCAGATTTCCGAGCTTCTATTGGGCGATCTGACCCAGATGAAAGATACCCAGGTGGATGAAATTAGTGAGCAGTTTGACATCCAGTATGCGTTATTACTGGATCAGAAGATTCTTACCACTTCGGTTGAGCATGAACTATTAACTGAAATACCGCTTGTGCAGAAAAACGGCTTTCACTTTGCTTATGAACAAGGCCATTTTATTCGGATTCTTAACGCTGAAGATGACGGTTTGCAGGTTAAGGTAGTACAGCCGCTGTCGGTACGCTTTGAAGAACTCTGGCAAACGACTTTGAGTTTTCTTGGTATTTTACTGGTGTTATGGTTATTACAATGGTTAATTTTATATATTGCGATCAAACGTCAGTTAAGGCCGTTAAATAAAATTTCCCAGGCCATTGCATTCAAATCCGCTCAGGAACTCAGCCCGATCGATCGTCCGGAACCTGAAATTACGGAGCTGCAGCCGATTGTACGTCAGTTGAATGCCATGCTCGGCCGGCTGGAAAAATCACTGACTGCCGAACAGCGTTTTACCGCAGATGCTTCCCATGAACTGCGTTCGCCACTTTCTGCGATTCAGATGCGCTTACAGGTGCTGAAACGTCAATATCAGGATGATGCATCATTAGCTCATGCCTTGCAGCTGATCCAAAATGATGTCAATCGCGGCACGCTGGTACTGGAAAATCTGCTCTTGCTGGCACGACTCGATCCGGAGCGGGCAGAGCAACTACCCAAACAGGTGGTCAATCTTAAACTTCTGGTTCAGGATGCTTTGCAAGCCTTACAACCAGTGGCTCAGGAAAAAAACATCCATTGGAATTTATGGCTTGAAGATGCCGTGATTGAAGCCAATGCAGAACTCATTTTTAGTTGTATCCGCAATCTGCTGGATAATGCCATCCGTTACACACCAGTCCAAGGACAGGTGGACATTCGAACCAATATCCAGCAACAGCAGATCCAGTTGCTGATCGAAAATTCAGGTGAGGGTATGACGGCTGAAGTCATAGAACGTTTGGGTGAGCGTTTCTATCGTGCCTTGGGCACTCAAACGCAAGGTTCAGGCTTGGGCTTGTCTATTTGTCAAAAGATTATGCAGCTGCATGCGGCCAGAATAGATTATGCAGCTTCAGATTTGGGCGGGCTGAAAGTGTCATTAAGCTTTGCAGGTCAGGCGCAGAATTTAAAGTCATGCCAATAA
- a CDS encoding thiamine phosphate synthase, translating into MSKPTIHVAIAILFYQNQILVGWREAEQHQGNKSEFPGGKVEQGESPLEACRREVLEEVGIDLDVWHAFDFILHEYEDVIVNLHIFHSSVSSEQLAHIKAPWGWYRREQLSQLNFPKANQAMIQKLQWPQRIKISDNLNVLNHLEANQMLYWRAEASPERVMQLQQLPIEQLSKLIVNQAMWEQLNELQQHTIRSIHLKQSQLMALQKGELHCGYRYIAACHDLKALIQAQQIGCEAALLSPVLATATHPDTPALGWEQFKEMAEQVQIPVFALGGMKAEDLSYAQAQHAYGIAGIRHM; encoded by the coding sequence ATGTCTAAACCTACCATTCATGTCGCAATTGCTATCTTGTTTTATCAAAATCAGATCCTGGTTGGCTGGCGTGAAGCCGAGCAACATCAGGGGAACAAGTCTGAATTTCCAGGCGGTAAAGTAGAGCAAGGTGAATCACCGCTTGAGGCATGTCGACGTGAGGTTCTTGAAGAGGTGGGAATTGATCTAGATGTCTGGCATGCATTTGATTTTATTTTGCATGAATATGAAGATGTCATTGTCAATTTACATATTTTCCATAGCTCGGTGTCATCTGAACAGTTGGCGCACATCAAAGCACCTTGGGGCTGGTATCGTCGTGAACAGCTCAGCCAGCTGAATTTTCCTAAAGCCAATCAGGCCATGATTCAAAAGCTGCAATGGCCACAGAGAATAAAAATTTCTGACAACCTGAATGTTTTAAATCATCTTGAGGCCAATCAAATGCTGTATTGGCGGGCAGAGGCCAGTCCTGAGCGAGTAATGCAACTGCAACAACTGCCGATTGAGCAGCTATCTAAATTGATCGTTAATCAGGCTATGTGGGAGCAATTGAATGAATTACAGCAGCACACCATTCGCAGCATTCATTTAAAACAGTCGCAATTAATGGCCTTGCAAAAAGGGGAGCTTCACTGTGGTTACCGCTATATTGCTGCCTGTCATGACTTGAAGGCATTAATCCAGGCGCAGCAGATTGGCTGTGAGGCGGCTTTACTCAGTCCAGTGCTGGCCACAGCGACACATCCCGATACCCCTGCACTCGGCTGGGAGCAGTTCAAGGAGATGGCAGAACAGGTACAAATTCCGGTATTCGCCCTTGGCGGGATGAAAGCGGAAGATCTGAGCTATGCACAAGCTCAACATGCTTATGGCATTGCCGGAATTCGCCATATGTAA
- a CDS encoding NAD(+) kinase — protein sequence MIAKIRNGATILVQISHKTFRNIGLIGRPDKSSVVETLCLIHDHLLNLGLHPVFDADTAELVPYQNTQTVSRALLGEVVDLVIVVGGDGSLLHAARALVKYNTPVIGVNRGRLGFLTDIKPTEVIFKLDQVLKGDFQTERRFLLEVEIRSKGEIIYDAIALNDIVLHSGKSVHMIDFELNIDGQYVYRQHSDGLIVATPTGSTAYALSGGGPILNPSMDAIVLVPMHPHTLSSRPIVVGGHSEVKLLIRENRVLPMVSADGQHSVSLNIDDSVHIRKHPFKLNLLHPPGYDFYNACRTKLGWNQDFDYFKQD from the coding sequence ATGATAGCGAAGATTCGTAATGGAGCGACGATACTGGTGCAAATTTCCCATAAGACATTTCGAAATATCGGGTTAATAGGACGTCCTGATAAATCATCTGTGGTTGAAACCTTATGTCTTATCCATGATCATCTACTGAACCTCGGTCTGCATCCGGTATTTGATGCTGACACTGCTGAGCTGGTGCCTTATCAGAATACGCAAACGGTTAGCCGGGCCTTACTGGGTGAAGTGGTCGATCTGGTGATTGTGGTAGGCGGTGATGGTTCACTGCTGCATGCAGCACGTGCACTGGTCAAGTACAATACCCCGGTCATCGGAGTAAACCGTGGACGTTTGGGTTTTCTCACTGATATCAAGCCTACAGAAGTGATCTTTAAGCTGGATCAGGTGTTAAAAGGGGATTTTCAGACCGAACGCCGTTTTCTGCTAGAAGTGGAAATCCGCTCCAAAGGCGAAATTATTTACGATGCCATTGCCCTGAATGATATTGTTTTACACTCGGGTAAGTCGGTACATATGATCGATTTTGAGCTGAATATTGATGGACAGTATGTCTACCGTCAGCACAGTGATGGCTTGATCGTAGCGACTCCAACCGGCTCAACTGCTTATGCCTTGTCTGGTGGTGGACCCATTTTGAATCCAAGTATGGATGCCATTGTGTTAGTGCCCATGCATCCACATACTTTATCTTCCCGACCGATTGTGGTGGGGGGGCATAGCGAAGTGAAATTACTAATTCGTGAAAATCGCGTACTGCCGATGGTAAGTGCGGATGGACAACACAGCGTGTCTTTGAATATTGACGATAGCGTCCATATTCGTAAGCATCCATTTAAACTGAATCTTCTGCATCCACCAGGTTATGACTTCTATAATGCGTGTCGAACCAAACTGGGCTGGAACCAGGACTTTGATTATTTTAAGCAGGATTAA
- the mrcB gene encoding penicillin-binding protein 1B: MKSERGLGLLALLFSILVISAFVAFSIYLIRLDNIVRDKFEGQRWDIPAKVFARPMEVYVNAPVSQQDVQQELKLLGYKNSDSYAKSGSFVSTGNILYVHTRGFDFGDRVEPEQVLKVSFNGEQISDVSATKPSSSGIARLEPLLIGGIYPQHNEDRVLIKLNKVPKPLIEALIATEDRNFYHHHGVSPRGIARAVVSNITGGKRQGGSTLTQQLVKNFYLTPERTLKRKVNEAFMAMLIELHYSKDEILEAYLNEVNLGQNGSYSINGYGLASQFYFGLPLRELNISQQAFLVGLVQGPSLYNPWRNPEAAKKRRDIVLNNMQVMGYLTQEQYETETARPLNVIAKPTLGPARFPDFLDIVRRQLRTDYQEADLTNQGLRIFTTLDPLAQTRIQESFKNTVSSLSKSNPRRLKDLQGAVLVAHPENGELVAAVGSTQDFTGFNRALDAKRQVGSLLKPVIYLTALESNRYHWASPIEDSQLSIQSDGKAWTPKNYSGREYGVVPMVQALSQSYNLSTVRLGQEFGLSSFINHLKKFGVSSDIPSYPSIFLGAVDLSPMEVMNIYGNFATGGFKYPVKAIRSVVDANGKSLDRYSLDVQPTINPASAYALNYGLQQVMNSGTGRAAYNSLPRSLNLAGKSGTTNDTRDSWFAGYSGNYMAVVWLGLDDNKTTGLTGSSGALPVWTNVMKQLRQKPVNLAQPNEIQWHWLDRYTGQLSAQGCEGAMYIPISSHAIPNQATACGISHYATEPYTIDSEPAETEEMDEISRYIQETETEIERDLSSETRIISSGSYSQ; this comes from the coding sequence ATGAAGTCTGAACGTGGCCTGGGTCTGCTCGCCTTACTCTTCTCCATTCTCGTCATTTCCGCCTTCGTTGCTTTTAGTATCTATTTGATTCGTCTAGATAATATAGTACGTGACAAGTTTGAAGGCCAGCGCTGGGATATTCCGGCTAAAGTATTTGCACGCCCGATGGAAGTTTATGTCAATGCGCCAGTCAGCCAGCAGGACGTACAGCAAGAATTAAAACTATTAGGTTATAAAAACTCTGACAGCTATGCCAAATCGGGCAGCTTTGTCAGTACGGGGAATATCTTATATGTACATACCCGTGGCTTTGATTTTGGTGACCGGGTTGAACCGGAACAAGTCCTAAAAGTCAGCTTCAATGGCGAACAGATCAGTGATGTCAGTGCAACCAAGCCTTCCAGCTCGGGAATTGCCCGTTTAGAACCTTTATTAATCGGTGGTATTTATCCGCAGCATAATGAAGACCGGGTTCTGATTAAGCTTAATAAGGTTCCTAAACCGCTGATTGAAGCACTCATTGCCACAGAAGACCGTAACTTCTACCATCATCATGGGGTGTCGCCGCGTGGTATTGCCCGTGCGGTGGTCAGCAATATTACCGGGGGTAAACGTCAGGGGGGTTCAACCCTGACCCAGCAACTGGTCAAGAACTTCTATCTCACCCCTGAACGCACCTTAAAGCGTAAGGTGAATGAAGCCTTTATGGCCATGCTGATTGAGTTGCACTACAGTAAAGATGAAATTCTGGAAGCCTATTTAAATGAGGTAAATCTGGGCCAAAACGGCAGTTATTCTATTAATGGTTACGGTCTGGCCTCACAGTTCTATTTTGGCCTTCCTCTACGTGAATTAAATATTTCCCAGCAAGCATTTCTGGTCGGTCTGGTCCAGGGCCCGAGTTTATATAACCCGTGGCGTAATCCAGAAGCTGCTAAAAAGCGTCGTGATATTGTCTTGAACAATATGCAAGTCATGGGTTATCTGACTCAGGAACAGTATGAAACTGAAACGGCACGTCCGCTGAATGTGATTGCCAAGCCGACCTTAGGTCCGGCGCGCTTCCCGGATTTTCTGGACATTGTGCGTCGTCAGCTGCGTACCGATTATCAGGAAGCCGATCTGACCAATCAGGGCCTGCGGATTTTCACGACACTTGATCCACTGGCACAAACGCGCATTCAGGAGAGTTTCAAAAATACGGTAAGCAGTTTAAGTAAATCTAATCCGCGTCGCCTGAAAGATTTACAGGGCGCTGTTTTGGTGGCACATCCTGAAAATGGTGAGCTGGTCGCAGCTGTCGGGTCTACTCAGGATTTTACCGGCTTTAACCGTGCGCTGGATGCCAAGCGTCAGGTCGGTTCTTTATTAAAACCGGTCATTTATCTCACTGCTTTGGAGTCTAACCGCTATCACTGGGCCAGCCCGATTGAGGATAGCCAGCTCAGTATACAAAGTGATGGCAAAGCCTGGACTCCTAAAAACTATAGTGGGCGTGAATATGGTGTGGTGCCGATGGTACAAGCCCTGTCTCAATCCTATAACCTGTCTACGGTACGTTTAGGACAAGAATTCGGTCTATCCTCCTTTATCAATCATCTGAAAAAATTTGGTGTGAGCTCGGATATTCCATCTTATCCATCGATCTTTTTAGGTGCGGTCGATCTGTCACCGATGGAAGTGATGAACATTTATGGCAACTTCGCGACTGGCGGGTTTAAATATCCGGTCAAAGCGATTCGCTCAGTGGTGGATGCCAATGGCAAATCTCTGGATCGCTATAGCCTGGATGTACAGCCGACGATTAATCCGGCATCGGCCTATGCGCTGAATTATGGCTTGCAGCAGGTTATGAATAGCGGGACTGGCCGTGCAGCCTATAACAGCCTGCCACGTAGCCTGAATCTGGCCGGAAAATCGGGAACCACCAACGACACACGTGACTCCTGGTTTGCAGGGTATTCCGGTAACTATATGGCTGTGGTCTGGTTGGGCTTAGATGATAACAAGACAACCGGTTTAACCGGTTCTTCAGGTGCCCTGCCGGTTTGGACCAATGTGATGAAGCAGCTGCGTCAAAAACCGGTTAATCTGGCACAACCGAATGAGATTCAATGGCACTGGCTAGACCGCTATACAGGACAGTTATCTGCACAAGGTTGTGAAGGTGCCATGTATATTCCAATCTCCAGCCATGCCATACCGAATCAGGCTACGGCGTGTGGTATATCGCACTATGCCACTGAACCTTATACCATTGACTCAGAACCTGCTGAAACTGAAGAAATGGATGAAATCAGCCGCTATATACAAGAAACTGAAACAGAAATAGAACGTGATCTGTCTAGCGAAACCCGTATTATCTCGAGTGGAAGTTATAGTCAATAA
- a CDS encoding YeaC family protein, with the protein MNIEQMLAVLNPEIVERLRTAIEIGKWPNGVALTEEQRQTCMQAVYAWEIKHLPETERSGYIDRGTKEEGEQCDDDHHKNEPEFKPIRFV; encoded by the coding sequence ATGAATATTGAACAAATGCTTGCCGTACTCAATCCTGAAATTGTTGAGCGCCTGAGAACAGCAATTGAGATTGGAAAATGGCCAAATGGTGTGGCATTAACCGAAGAACAGCGCCAGACCTGTATGCAAGCCGTCTATGCCTGGGAAATTAAGCATCTGCCGGAAACTGAACGTAGTGGCTATATTGACCGCGGGACCAAAGAGGAAGGTGAGCAATGTGATGATGATCATCACAAAAATGAACCAGAATTCAAGCCGATCCGTTTTGTATAA